One part of the Gossypium raimondii isolate GPD5lz chromosome 1, ASM2569854v1, whole genome shotgun sequence genome encodes these proteins:
- the LOC105785613 gene encoding putative clathrin assembly protein At1g25240, with the protein MAMWKRATGAIKDKNSLVLAKFITRGAFGDHDLEAAIIKATSHDEHDIDKRNTRMLFSWIRASPNTLCPLVRALSRRLEKTRSWVVAIKGLMLVHGLIHCKVPDARKMGRLPFDFSSFSDRHSRLSKTWGFNIFIRQYFVFLDERAVVWLQDENKTAEDVPLIVRQLLKLRKRQSLLDMLLKIRPRADNMKVPLILEAMDCVIIEIFDVYSRICSEIAKVLMQVHSVGKLEAAMALEILRKATSQGAQLSQYFEFCKKYGVLKANEFHKVTEIPEEDVQELERIINGVSDKTYKNDDFKENDQMATVVREENNAIVEHGELIKDGLKTTITDKWEVFHDNINLNGEHIDSFFNESNGSADQEATVSDLPLIPIDHMAVHYPFEIPDLISF; encoded by the coding sequence atGGCTATGTGGAAGAGGGCCACCGGTGCTATCAAAGACAAGAACAGCCTAGTGCTCGCCAAATTTATCACAAGAGGTGCCTTTGGGGATCATGATCTTGAAGCTGCCATCATCAAGGCCACAAGTCATGACGAACACGACATTGATAAAAGGAATACTCGAATGCTTTTTTCCTGGATTCGAGCTTCACCGAATACCCTATGCCCTCTCGTTCGTGCCCTGTCTAGAAGGTTGGAGAAGACGCGGAGTTGGGTGGTTGCCATCAAAGGCTTGATGCTCGTGCATGGTCTTATTCATTGTAAGGTCCCTGACGCTCGAAAGATGGGTCGTTTACCTTTTGATTTCTCCAGTTTCAGCGACAGACATTCCAGGTTAAGCAAAACATGgggtttcaatatttttattcgTCAATACTTTGTATTTCTAGACGAAAGAGCTGTCGTTTGGTTACAGGACGAAAACAAAACTGCCGAGGATGTTCCCTTGATTGTTCGGCAGCTTTTGAAACTTCGGAAACGGCAATCTTTGCTTGATATGTTGCTTAAAATTAGGCCTCGAGCGGATAATATGAAGGTTCCTTTAATTCTAGAAGCCATGGATTGTGTCATCATCGAGATTTTCGATGTTTATAGCAGGATATGCAGTGAGATCGCCAAGGTTTTAATGCAAGTACATTCAGTTGGTAAACTTGAAGCAGCAATGGCCCTCGAGATTCTTCGGAAGGCAACGTCACAAGGCGCACAACTTTCTCAATATTTCGAGTTTTGCAAGAAATATGGTGTTTTAAAAGCTAACGAATTCCACAAGGTTACTGAGATTCCGGAGGAAGATGTCCAAGAACTGGAGAGAATAATCAATGGGGTTTCAGACAAGACATACAAGAACGACGACTTCAAGGAAAATGACCAAATGGCAACAGTTGTAAGAGAAGAAAACAATGCCATCGTCGAGCATGGCGAATTAATAAAAGATGGCTTGAAGACAACAATAACAGACAAATGGGAGGTTTTTCATGATAATATAAACCTCAATGGAGAACATATCGATAGTTTCTTTAATGAAAGCAACGGTAGTGCCGATCAAGAAGCTACAGTTTCAGATCTACCTCTTATACCCATTGATCATATGGCTGTTCATTACCCTTTTGAAATCCCAGATTTAATTAGCTTCTAG
- the LOC105785614 gene encoding protein BASIC PENTACYSTEINE2, with the protein MDDDALNMRNWGYYEPSFKGHLGLQLMSSMAERDTKSFIPMRDPNLMVTHNAAFHPRDCIVSEAPIPMNYVRDSWISQREKFFNMLPGISPNYGILPETSAAHSLPILQPSPNSSTTDERVVGRVEEPPATKESVELKKRQSESAPKTPKTKKPRKPKDNTNSSVQRVKPAKKSMDIKINGYDMDISGIPIPVCSCTGTPQQCYRWGCGGWQSACCTTNVSMYPLPMSTKRRGARIAGRKMSQGAFKKVLEKLAAENYNFNNPIDLRTHWARHGTNKFVTIR; encoded by the coding sequence ATGGATGACGATGCGTTGAACATGCGTAATTGGGGTTACTATGAGCCATCCTTTAAAGGACATCTTGGTCTGCAGCTTATGTCAAGCATGGCTGAGCGGGACACAAAGTCTTTTATTCCAATGCGCGATCCGAATCTCATGGTTACTCACAATGCTGCCTTTCACCCACGCGACTGCATTGTTTCGGAGGCTCCTATCCCCATGAATTACGTTAGGGATAGTTGGATTAGCCAGAGAGAAAAGTTTTTTAACATGTTACCAGGCATTTCTCCTAACTACGGCATTCTGCCTGAAACTTCAGCTGCTCATTCACTGCCAATTTTGCAGCCATCACCCAATTCTTCAACAACAGATGAGAGGGTGGTTGGCAGAGTTGAAGAGCCACCAGCTACCAAGGAAAGTGTGGAGTTGAAGAAAAGGCAGAGCGAGTCTGCCCCGAAGACACCAAAGACCAAAAAGCCTAGGAAGCCAAAGGATAATACCAATTCTTCTGTTCAACGTGTGAAGCCAGCAAAGAAGAGTATGGATATTAAAATCAATGGGTACGATATGGATATTTCCGGCATTCCGATCCCGGTTTGCTCATGCACTGGAACCCCTCAGCAATGCTATCGATGGGGCTGTGGCGGTTGGCAATCTGCTTGTTGCACCACAAATGTATCCATGTATCCTTTGCCAATGAGCACCAAGAGGCGTGGTGCGAGGATAGCTGGGCGGAAAATGAGTCAAGGGGCATTCAAAAAGGTCCTGGAGAAACTCGCAGCCGAAAACTATAACTTCAATAACCCAATTGATTTGAGGACTCATTGGGCCAGACATGGTACCAACAAGTTTGTCACTATCAGGTAG